A part of Nitrospira sp. genomic DNA contains:
- a CDS encoding tetratricopeptide repeat protein, protein MNTHQQQCETAIVAGAWDTVFAEAMAWSRDPDGAKDPCPLFARNVVYLMQGRFADAWKTHALCLEAAQDITVVGEWVNDLLSRQMESGYVHLIKGLFLAQSGQSEQSMRSYTEAARLLPQSAHPHYFLAQIHERAGHPEMAIKEYREAVRLAPDFAPARMNLGVTYQDQGRLEMAIKEYREVVRLTPNDSAAHSNLACALAEQGKMEPAVQSYKTALKLNPQDAEVHFALGGLYETRGRLDLAQKSYQDALNANPDFGAAHSALGWLALGKHQLQEASDIFSRALKCNEEDARAYHGIAEIYAIRGKRQSAMENYTKAMKYYQDPEKRNQIMNQLFQEGQVGD, encoded by the coding sequence ATGAACACCCATCAGCAACAATGCGAAACGGCCATCGTGGCCGGAGCATGGGACACCGTGTTTGCCGAGGCGATGGCCTGGAGTCGAGACCCGGATGGAGCGAAGGATCCGTGTCCGCTGTTTGCCCGCAACGTCGTGTATCTCATGCAGGGACGGTTTGCCGATGCCTGGAAAACCCATGCGCTGTGTCTCGAAGCCGCGCAGGACATCACGGTGGTGGGGGAGTGGGTGAACGATCTGCTCAGCCGGCAGATGGAGTCCGGCTACGTGCATTTGATCAAGGGTTTGTTTCTTGCGCAGTCAGGTCAATCGGAACAATCCATGCGATCGTACACGGAGGCCGCTCGATTGCTTCCGCAATCTGCCCATCCGCACTACTTTCTGGCCCAGATTCACGAACGGGCCGGCCATCCGGAAATGGCAATCAAGGAATATCGCGAGGCGGTTCGGCTGGCTCCCGACTTTGCCCCGGCACGGATGAATCTCGGTGTCACCTATCAAGACCAAGGTCGACTCGAGATGGCGATCAAAGAATACCGGGAGGTGGTCAGACTCACCCCCAACGATTCGGCCGCACACTCCAATCTCGCCTGTGCTCTGGCAGAACAGGGGAAGATGGAACCGGCGGTGCAATCCTACAAGACGGCGCTGAAACTGAACCCACAGGACGCTGAAGTCCACTTCGCGCTGGGCGGACTCTACGAAACGCGCGGACGCCTGGACCTGGCCCAAAAGAGTTATCAAGACGCGCTCAATGCCAATCCAGACTTTGGTGCTGCCCATTCCGCGCTCGGTTGGCTCGCCTTAGGCAAGCATCAGCTTCAAGAAGCATCGGATATCTTCAGCCGGGCGCTCAAGTGCAATGAGGAAGACGCGCGGGCCTATCACGGCATCGCTGAAATCTATGCGATCCGAGGGAAGCGCCAGAGCGCGATGGAAAACTACACCAAGGCGATGAAGTACTATCAAGACCCTGAAAAGAGAAATCAGATCATGAATCAGCTGTTTCAGGAAGGGCAGGTGGGAGATTGA
- a CDS encoding Fic family protein — MSIIVKPPEFLKLLRKNPETFSKFLDAYRKPEIQEFIRKSNDSYVSWQDFRYWKVPEGFSYEEAWALIKFGRTANFKKAPFNDKKETPFVYSIPDSLQRDLHNVDVWGGGNLLTDTSNPLPDKEQFIIRSLMDEAIASSQLEGAATTTQKAKELLRTGRKPKDRNEQMILNNWETMQFIREKEKTTLTQALVREIHQRITEGTLDHPEDSGQLRENNDVVIEYRGEIVHVPPDFKALPDRLKAFCDFANENSMSTWIHPVVKAVLLHFWLAYDHPFNDGNGRTARALMYWFLLSRDYLLFEYLAISRYMQKAPAQYVRAYLYTETDDNDLTYFLFYNLKAIKQACEDVQDYIRRKQKEMAGLSAALKKHPGLNVRQRSLLSHAIQHPHEIYTFDTHRNTHGIVYQTSRNDLLDLTHKGFLKKEKQGKEFVFLQADKMMKKLRNAAST; from the coding sequence ATGTCTATTATCGTAAAGCCCCCAGAGTTTTTAAAACTGCTCCGGAAGAATCCCGAGACCTTCTCAAAATTTCTCGATGCGTACAGAAAACCAGAGATTCAAGAATTCATTCGAAAGTCCAACGACTCCTATGTCTCTTGGCAAGATTTTAGATATTGGAAGGTACCAGAAGGGTTCTCATACGAAGAGGCCTGGGCTCTAATAAAATTTGGTCGAACCGCCAATTTTAAGAAAGCTCCCTTTAACGACAAGAAAGAAACCCCATTCGTTTACTCTATTCCGGACAGCCTTCAGCGAGACCTTCACAATGTAGATGTATGGGGTGGGGGAAACCTTTTAACAGATACTTCAAACCCTTTACCCGACAAAGAGCAATTCATAATCAGATCGCTCATGGATGAAGCAATCGCTTCTAGTCAACTTGAAGGAGCCGCAACCACGACCCAAAAAGCAAAAGAATTGCTCAGGACAGGAAGGAAGCCCAAAGATAGAAACGAACAAATGATTCTCAACAATTGGGAGACAATGCAATTTATAAGAGAAAAGGAAAAGACAACATTAACGCAGGCTCTCGTAAGAGAAATACATCAGAGAATCACGGAAGGCACCCTGGATCACCCAGAAGATTCCGGACAGCTAAGAGAAAACAATGATGTCGTAATCGAATACAGGGGAGAAATTGTCCACGTACCTCCTGACTTTAAGGCCTTGCCTGACCGCCTGAAAGCGTTTTGCGATTTTGCAAATGAGAATTCTATGAGTACGTGGATTCATCCAGTTGTAAAGGCAGTTTTACTTCATTTTTGGCTAGCATATGACCATCCTTTCAATGACGGCAACGGAAGAACGGCCAGAGCTTTGATGTATTGGTTCCTCCTATCCCGGGATTATCTCTTATTTGAGTATCTGGCAATATCTCGATACATGCAAAAAGCCCCTGCTCAGTATGTCCGAGCTTATCTCTATACCGAGACGGATGATAACGACTTGACCTATTTCCTCTTTTACAATCTCAAGGCCATTAAACAGGCTTGCGAGGATGTGCAGGACTATATTAGGAGGAAGCAGAAAGAAATGGCTGGACTGAGCGCGGCTCTTAAAAAACATCCTGGTTTAAATGTTCGTCAAAGGAGTCTCCTTTCTCATGCAATCCAGCATCCTCATGAGATCTACACATTTGATACCCACCGAAATACTCACGGTATTGTTTACCAAACATCAAGAAATGATCTGCTTGATCTTACACACAAAGGATTTTTAAAAAAGGAGAAACAAGGCAAGGAATTTGTTTTTCTTCAAGCAGACAAAATGATGAAAAAGCTACGCAATGCAGCTAGCACCTAA
- a CDS encoding DUF1653 domain-containing protein, protein MVSPGVYRHHKGQDYEVLGVAKHSETEEEFVVYRALYGDRGLWVRPLAMFTESVDKGGVSVPRFSRIDEKTGEDKT, encoded by the coding sequence ATGGTCTCACCAGGGGTTTACCGTCATCATAAAGGTCAGGACTATGAAGTCTTGGGGGTCGCCAAACATTCAGAAACGGAAGAAGAGTTTGTCGTGTATCGGGCGTTGTATGGCGATCGAGGCCTCTGGGTAAGACCCCTTGCCATGTTTACTGAGAGCGTCGATAAAGGAGGCGTATCCGTTCCGCGCTTTTCACGAATAGATGAGAAAACGGGAGAAGACAAGACTTGA
- a CDS encoding sel1 repeat family protein, translating to MSSVLRDPLAENVKAQEAVIRLPLVNRSASGEMTRMTGRNMMRGFVLVGVLILSSAAIAVAAEPLTGNPKPVAPQKSIPLAGEEPYEALKRGDFRVAAGLFYPLAQRGDARAQYNLGLLYGSGLGVDQDYQAALKWHRMAAVQGHAGGQNELAQMYAKGQGVQPNQVLAYVWFSTAIASSSSGSKTEITKDRDRTASRMTPEQITKAQQMAQQCEESKFKKCGEK from the coding sequence ATGAGCTCTGTCCTGAGGGATCCACTTGCAGAGAATGTGAAGGCTCAAGAAGCCGTTATCAGGTTACCTCTGGTGAATCGGTCGGCATCAGGAGAAATGACTAGGATGACAGGTAGGAACATGATGAGAGGATTCGTGCTCGTGGGAGTCTTGATCCTGAGCAGTGCCGCGATTGCGGTGGCGGCGGAACCCCTGACCGGAAATCCCAAGCCAGTGGCCCCTCAGAAATCGATTCCTCTGGCTGGGGAGGAGCCATATGAGGCGTTGAAGCGTGGAGATTTCAGGGTCGCTGCGGGACTCTTTTACCCCTTGGCCCAACGTGGGGATGCACGAGCTCAGTATAATCTCGGGCTGCTGTATGGCAGCGGTCTGGGTGTGGATCAAGACTACCAGGCGGCACTGAAATGGCATCGCATGGCGGCGGTCCAAGGCCATGCAGGAGGCCAAAACGAACTTGCACAGATGTATGCGAAGGGACAGGGCGTTCAACCAAATCAGGTTCTGGCCTATGTGTGGTTCAGCACGGCAATTGCGTCGTCGAGTAGCGGGTCGAAAACTGAAATCACGAAGGATCGAGATCGTACGGCCTCACGCATGACGCCGGAGCAGATCACAAAAGCGCAGCAGATGGCGCAGCAGTGCGAGGAGTCGAAGTTTAAGAAATGCGGCGAGAAATAA
- a CDS encoding GNAT family N-acetyltransferase, with protein sequence MSGFTYRLERHSAPHAAKDSTLVAAVAHIFSHSFGTNPKTGQPYRLGPKTTRERLQGTTDLIIGFEDSTSSAMGYIYGRTIESPQGLMVWIDPLAVEPEHRRKGLGTKLVSTLILAHASCRWVGCATPNPVAALVITRATGGHPYAGECSPPPELIQMIESVRGRIPDLRGAEFNATRLLVRTSFNPTSTGDSKDWSPPHPSEPPPWWSSLAHLPSEHEALLVIDRHETV encoded by the coding sequence GTGTCAGGTTTTACCTACAGACTCGAGCGTCATTCAGCTCCTCACGCTGCCAAGGACTCAACTCTCGTCGCAGCGGTGGCGCATATTTTCTCCCATAGTTTTGGGACGAATCCAAAGACCGGCCAACCTTATCGACTGGGCCCAAAAACAACTCGCGAACGGCTCCAAGGGACAACAGATCTCATCATTGGATTCGAAGATTCTACCAGTTCAGCAATGGGATACATCTATGGCAGAACCATTGAGTCTCCTCAGGGACTCATGGTTTGGATTGATCCTCTTGCCGTAGAACCGGAACATCGTCGCAAGGGACTCGGTACCAAGCTGGTGAGTACCTTGATACTCGCTCACGCTTCATGCAGGTGGGTGGGCTGCGCGACGCCAAATCCAGTCGCCGCTCTGGTCATTACGAGAGCAACTGGTGGTCATCCATACGCTGGAGAATGTTCGCCTCCGCCTGAACTCATCCAGATGATCGAGAGTGTCCGAGGGCGAATACCCGATCTTCGTGGTGCTGAATTCAATGCCACACGTCTGTTGGTTCGAACAAGCTTCAACCCGACCTCGACCGGTGATAGCAAAGACTGGAGCCCTCCACATCCCAGCGAGCCACCGCCTTGGTGGAGTTCACTTGCCCATCTACCCTCTGAACATGAGGCCCTGCTCGTCATCGACCGCCACGAAACGGTTTAA
- a CDS encoding IS630 family transposase: MRIAPAIELMAHERQQLAQWARGRRTPARLVLRAKIVLLAAAGHDNHQIAAAVATSRQTVGLWRHRFVTQRLPGLAQDAPRGGRPLKARQTLTARILKTTTQTKPPAATHWSTRTLARHLRTNPTFVQRVWKAHGLQPHRVRTFKLSRDPHFQDKLEDVVGLYLNPPEHAVVLCVDEKSQIQALDRTQPGLPLKPGRCGTLTHDYKRHGTTTLFAALNVAEGAIISTCQPRHRHQEWLRFLRLIDQQIPQDKALHLIADNYATHKHPTVQRWLIRHPRVHMHFTPTSSSWLNLVERVFGDLTAKQLRRGVFRSVPELIAAIDAYITQRNAHPTPFVWTKSAQEIVAKVNRAKVALDKTRTA; the protein is encoded by the coding sequence ATGCGCATCGCCCCCGCCATTGAGCTGATGGCCCATGAACGCCAGCAACTCGCGCAGTGGGCGCGTGGTCGCCGGACGCCCGCACGATTGGTGCTTCGCGCCAAAATTGTGTTGTTGGCGGCTGCAGGCCACGACAACCACCAGATTGCTGCCGCCGTGGCCACAAGTCGGCAAACCGTGGGCCTCTGGCGGCACCGCTTCGTGACGCAGCGCCTGCCCGGCCTCGCCCAGGATGCTCCCCGCGGCGGACGTCCCCTCAAGGCCCGTCAGACCCTCACCGCGCGCATTCTGAAGACGACGACCCAGACGAAGCCGCCTGCGGCGACCCACTGGTCCACCCGCACCTTGGCGCGGCACCTGCGCACAAATCCCACGTTCGTGCAGCGAGTCTGGAAGGCCCATGGCTTGCAGCCCCACCGAGTTCGAACCTTCAAGCTCAGCCGGGATCCGCACTTCCAGGACAAACTGGAGGATGTGGTGGGCCTCTATCTGAACCCGCCCGAACATGCCGTGGTCCTGTGCGTGGATGAGAAGAGCCAGATCCAAGCTCTGGATCGCACCCAACCCGGCTTACCTCTCAAGCCCGGTCGCTGCGGCACGCTGACACACGACTATAAGCGCCATGGCACCACCACGCTCTTTGCCGCTCTGAATGTGGCCGAAGGCGCGATCATCTCCACCTGCCAGCCCCGCCATCGGCACCAGGAATGGCTGCGGTTCTTACGGCTGATTGATCAGCAGATTCCTCAGGACAAAGCCCTGCATCTGATCGCCGACAACTATGCCACCCACAAACACCCCACAGTCCAACGGTGGCTGATACGGCACCCACGCGTCCACATGCACTTTACCCCGACCAGTAGCTCGTGGCTCAATCTGGTGGAGCGGGTCTTTGGCGACCTGACGGCCAAACAACTTCGGCGCGGCGTGTTCCGCAGTGTCCCGGAACTGATTGCGGCGATTGACGCGTACATCACTCAGCGCAATGCCCATCCCACCCCCTTTGTGTGGACTAAATCCGCCCAAGAAATCGTCGCAAAAGTGAATCGGGCTAAGGTCGCCCTGGATAAGACAAGAACAGCATGA
- a CDS encoding GNAT family N-acetyltransferase, which produces MDLFDLAAPSDLASEKTSYQPRPLDTEPFIQPASDTPALELLAGYQAAACEETVRRISQIFNESFGYRPDGRPYRLGPKSVTERLLQTDYVFLAGGSGAGIGYLFGKEIPSSLGRIAWIESMAVLPIYRRQGVATSLVQAFTEITKTAPRMGCATPNPIAALVVSRVIEGTMFVGECGVPHRLIQLLKEIRQDCFDLRGCSIGESNFTIKTGFSPLSRSDQREWYARNSQPEPSVVLHAVLVLSRATLARFTFATISWADLVHTKGVGWALR; this is translated from the coding sequence ATGGATCTATTTGATCTCGCTGCTCCATCTGATCTTGCTTCCGAAAAAACCTCGTACCAACCTCGTCCACTTGATACAGAGCCATTTATCCAACCAGCAAGTGATACCCCAGCTCTAGAATTACTGGCCGGATATCAAGCGGCAGCGTGCGAGGAAACCGTTCGGCGCATATCACAGATCTTTAACGAAAGCTTCGGATATCGCCCAGACGGAAGACCGTACAGGTTGGGCCCCAAATCTGTCACTGAACGCTTATTGCAAACAGACTATGTATTTCTTGCCGGTGGATCTGGTGCGGGAATCGGCTATTTGTTCGGGAAGGAAATCCCGTCTTCCTTGGGCCGAATCGCCTGGATTGAATCGATGGCTGTATTGCCAATCTATCGACGACAAGGTGTAGCAACCTCACTGGTCCAGGCGTTTACTGAGATAACAAAGACTGCCCCACGAATGGGGTGTGCTACACCGAACCCCATTGCTGCGTTAGTGGTCAGTCGTGTTATCGAGGGCACGATGTTTGTCGGGGAATGCGGCGTGCCCCATCGATTGATTCAGTTACTGAAAGAGATTCGACAAGACTGTTTTGATCTGCGTGGCTGCTCCATCGGAGAATCAAACTTCACCATCAAGACTGGCTTCAGCCCACTATCCCGCTCGGATCAGCGTGAATGGTATGCTCGTAACTCACAGCCTGAACCTAGTGTAGTGCTTCATGCTGTTCTTGTCTTATCCAGGGCGACCTTAGCCCGATTCACTTTTGCGACGATTTCTTGGGCGGATTTAGTCCACACAAAGGGGGTGGGATGGGCATTGCGCTGA
- a CDS encoding TIR domain-containing protein, whose translation MPSVIAGRLRFVLCYETMSKILISYRREDSADVTGRIYDRLIQVFPQSVFRDVDSIPLGVDFRTYLDEQVAKCDVFLAVIGRDWMKAKGRKGKSRLEDPSDFVRIEIESALKRQIPVIPVLVGGAKIPEAQRLPTSIQDVSYRNGIVVRPDPDFHKDMDRLIAHLKQPVPSLREPQTEPTTQAKAVLTGQQLVSQAAPADMVKVPKGPFRYGEEKTRETIDHDYWIDQYPVTNQKYGEFVLDSGYTQQKYGSPEGWQWKTSKSITYREYWNNEEWNKSDYPVVGVSYYEAEAYAKWAGKRLPAEQEWEKAARSEDARKYPWGKEFDKSRCNSSESGIGHTTPVPQYSNGVSPYGCYDMAGNVLEWCASWYDESLSRRVVRGGSWGNRPMLLRVSNRDWFLASFRDGTIGFRLVQDVSNPLYFAL comes from the coding sequence ATGCCTAGTGTGATAGCCGGAAGGCTTCGCTTCGTATTATGTTATGAGACCATGAGCAAGATTCTGATTTCGTATCGCCGTGAAGATAGCGCCGATGTCACCGGTCGGATCTACGACCGGCTCATCCAGGTATTTCCACAATCGGTCTTTCGAGATGTTGATTCAATTCCCTTGGGGGTCGACTTTCGCACCTATCTGGATGAACAGGTGGCGAAGTGCGATGTGTTCCTCGCGGTGATCGGGCGGGATTGGATGAAGGCCAAAGGCCGCAAGGGAAAGTCCAGACTCGAAGACCCTAGCGATTTCGTGCGGATTGAAATCGAGTCGGCGTTGAAGCGTCAGATTCCGGTGATTCCTGTCTTGGTCGGCGGTGCCAAGATTCCTGAGGCGCAGCGGCTACCGACCAGCATTCAAGACGTGTCGTACCGGAACGGCATTGTCGTCCGCCCTGATCCCGATTTTCATAAGGACATGGATCGGTTGATTGCACACCTCAAGCAACCGGTTCCGAGCCTCCGCGAGCCACAGACGGAACCAACGACACAAGCAAAGGCCGTTCTCACGGGGCAACAACTCGTTTCACAGGCTGCACCAGCAGACATGGTGAAAGTACCCAAAGGGCCCTTCCGGTACGGCGAGGAGAAAACCCGCGAAACGATCGATCATGACTATTGGATCGATCAGTATCCTGTAACGAACCAGAAGTATGGAGAATTTGTTCTGGATAGTGGCTACACTCAGCAGAAGTACGGGTCACCTGAAGGGTGGCAGTGGAAAACGAGCAAGAGCATTACCTACCGGGAATATTGGAATAACGAGGAATGGAACAAATCCGATTATCCTGTTGTGGGGGTGAGCTACTACGAAGCGGAAGCCTACGCGAAGTGGGCCGGCAAACGCCTCCCCGCCGAGCAGGAGTGGGAAAAGGCCGCCCGAAGCGAAGACGCTCGAAAGTATCCCTGGGGCAAAGAGTTCGATAAAAGTAGATGTAACAGTAGCGAATCAGGCATTGGTCATACGACCCCAGTGCCCCAGTATTCAAATGGGGTGAGTCCCTATGGCTGTTATGACATGGCAGGTAATGTCTTGGAGTGGTGTGCGAGTTGGTATGACGAAAGCCTGAGCCGGCGCGTGGTCCGAGGCGGCTCCTGGGGCAACAGGCCGATGCTCCTGCGTGTCTCAAATCGGGACTGGTTCCTTGCCAGCTTCCGGGACGGCACCATCGGCTTCCGCCTTGTCCAGGACGTTTCCAACCCTTTATACTTTGCTCTTTGA
- a CDS encoding type II toxin-antitoxin system VapB family antitoxin has protein sequence MRTTLNIDDQLLKRAGQLTGVHEKTQLVRLGLEALISREAAKRLARLGGSDPQLKEIRRRRSA, from the coding sequence ATGCGCACGACACTCAACATTGACGATCAGCTCCTCAAGCGCGCAGGCCAACTCACCGGCGTTCACGAAAAAACGCAGCTTGTGCGCTTGGGACTTGAGGCACTCATTTCGCGCGAAGCCGCCAAGCGGCTCGCACGACTGGGGGGCAGTGACCCCCAGCTCAAAGAAATCCGCCGCCGCCGGTCTGCCTAG
- a CDS encoding PIN domain-containing protein: protein MPTLVDTSVWIDHFRSDSSVLRRLLDEDLVLCHPLVIGEVACGNMKHRSMVLESMAVLPTTPTIDYQEILSFIDSHKLFGQGLGWIDVHLLASAVLQHVTLWTLDQSLGHAARKLRCSFELPR from the coding sequence ATGCCCACGCTAGTGGACACGTCCGTGTGGATCGATCATTTTCGATCCGACTCCTCCGTGCTCCGACGCTTACTGGACGAAGACCTGGTCCTCTGTCACCCGCTCGTCATCGGAGAAGTCGCATGCGGCAACATGAAACATCGATCGATGGTGCTCGAGTCCATGGCGGTCCTGCCTACGACACCCACGATCGACTATCAGGAGATCCTCTCGTTTATCGACAGCCACAAACTCTTTGGGCAGGGCTTAGGGTGGATCGACGTGCATCTCCTTGCCTCTGCCGTGCTCCAGCACGTAACACTCTGGACCCTCGATCAGTCTTTAGGGCACGCTGCCAGAAAGTTGCGCTGTAGCTTTGAATTGCCCCGTTGA
- a CDS encoding aminotransferase class V-fold PLP-dependent enzyme: MGRRGFLVRTGLTLSAAVLAGAQPRASAEQATSSSRLKSWEDLRAQFPLSPQLIHLAAFFLASHPTPVREAIERHRTGLDTDPIGYWFEHEEKQEARVLQAAAEYLGGNPTDIALTDSTTMGLGLLYGGLQLRSGQEILTTTHDHYSTETALRLRAERTGATVRQIPLYRALKTVSRNEIVESLRKGISPATRIVAVTWVHSSTGLKLPIHDMALTIQAINRSRDEQDRIIFCVDGVHALGVEDFRVTELGCDFLVAGTHKWMFGPRGTGLVWGHPQAWPITRATIPTFSGQAYELWMENKSSKDLSPSVHMTPGGFHSFEHRWALDEAFTFHQTIGKSKVTKRIYELNQQLKQGLATMPHVTLHTPMSQDLSAGIVCFEVAGMEPRAVMEKLRQRGIVGSVTPYATKYVRLAPSLINSPKEIETTLEAIRTLRSS; encoded by the coding sequence ATCGGACGTCGAGGCTTTCTAGTCCGGACTGGCTTGACCTTGAGCGCAGCGGTACTGGCTGGTGCCCAACCTCGCGCTTCTGCTGAACAGGCAACGTCATCAAGTCGATTGAAGAGTTGGGAAGACCTGCGAGCACAGTTTCCCCTCTCTCCACAGCTTATCCACTTGGCTGCGTTCTTCCTCGCTTCTCATCCCACACCAGTACGCGAAGCCATCGAACGGCACCGAACCGGCTTGGACACAGACCCAATCGGCTATTGGTTTGAACATGAAGAGAAACAGGAGGCGCGAGTCCTCCAGGCGGCGGCTGAGTATCTGGGAGGCAATCCCACAGACATCGCCTTGACCGATAGCACAACGATGGGTCTCGGTCTGCTCTACGGGGGATTACAACTGCGTAGCGGGCAAGAAATCTTGACGACGACCCACGACCATTACTCCACAGAAACCGCCTTACGTCTCCGCGCCGAACGAACCGGCGCCACAGTCCGTCAAATACCCCTCTATCGCGCCCTGAAGACCGTCTCGCGCAACGAGATCGTCGAGTCCCTGCGCAAGGGCATCTCGCCTGCCACACGCATCGTGGCGGTCACCTGGGTCCATTCCAGCACGGGACTGAAACTGCCGATCCATGACATGGCACTCACGATCCAGGCCATCAATCGTTCACGTGATGAACAGGATCGGATCATCTTCTGCGTGGATGGGGTCCATGCCTTGGGAGTCGAGGATTTCCGCGTGACCGAGCTGGGCTGCGACTTCTTGGTTGCCGGGACCCATAAATGGATGTTTGGTCCCCGTGGAACCGGTTTGGTTTGGGGCCACCCACAGGCCTGGCCGATCACCAGGGCAACGATCCCGACCTTTAGTGGGCAGGCCTATGAGCTCTGGATGGAGAACAAATCGTCAAAAGACCTTTCCCCATCAGTGCACATGACCCCCGGAGGGTTCCATTCGTTTGAACACAGATGGGCGCTGGACGAAGCCTTTACGTTTCATCAGACCATCGGAAAATCCAAGGTGACGAAGCGGATCTATGAGCTCAACCAGCAGCTGAAGCAGGGCTTGGCAACCATGCCGCATGTCACGCTCCATACCCCGATGTCGCAAGATCTGTCGGCGGGGATCGTGTGTTTCGAGGTAGCCGGCATGGAGCCTCGCGCCGTGATGGAGAAGCTCCGACAACGCGGCATCGTCGGCAGCGTGACACCTTACGCAACGAAATACGTCCGGCTCGCCCCGAGCCTCATCAACTCACCGAAGGAAATTGAGACGACGCTCGAAGCGATCAGAACGCTACGATCATCATAG